The DNA segment TAACCCGTGAAGAGCAAGATGCATTGGCCCATCGTTCACATACCTTAGCGGCAAAAACTTGGGCTGAAGGCAAGCTTGCTGATGAAGTAATGACTGCGCACTGTGAGCCTTATAAAAGAATAGTTACCAAAGATAATTGCTTCAGAGATAACTCTGAACTATCTGGGTATGCAAGACTTCGCCCAGTGTTTGATCGCAAGCACGGCTCAGTTACAGCTGCAAACTCTACCGCGTTAACCGATGGCGCATCTGCGGTTATTTTAATGCGAGAAGGGCGTGCTAAAGAGCTTGGTTACAATATCCTTGGGTACATTCGTTCATATGCCTTTACGGCAATCGATGTTTGGGAAGATATGTTAATGGGGCCATCGTATGCCACTCCACTTGCTTTACAACGTGCTGGTTTAACGCTTGCCGATTTAGACTTGATTGAAATGCATGAAGCCTTTGCCGCGCAAACCCTTGCTAACGTAAAAATGTTTGGCAGCACTAAATTTGCTAAAGATAAGCTTGGCTTAGATAAAGCAATTGGCGATATAGACATGGATAAATTTAATGTGCTTGGTGGTTCACTTGCCTACGGGCACCCATTTGCCGCAACAGGTACTCGATTAATCACCCAGACGTTAAATGAATTAAAGCGTCGTGGCGGTGGTCTTGGATTAACAACAGCTTGTGCTGCCGGTGGTTTAGGTGCAGCAATGATTTTGGAAGTGGAGTAAGCACAATGACTGATGTAACTAAACAAGAAACTCAAACTGAAAATTCAATGTCTACATTTACACTAACGCCACAAGACAATGGTATTGCGCTGTTAAAGATTGATGTGCAAAACGAAACCATGAATGTGCTTAAAGCAGAGTTTGCTGAGCAAATTCAAGAGATTTTAAAACAAGTTAAGAGCGATAGCTCAATTACTGGTTTAGTGATTTACAGCGGTAAAAGTAATTCTTTTGTGGCCGGCGCAGACATTACAATGCTTGATAAATGTGAAACAGCGCAGCAAGCAACTGAAATTGCTGCTGGCGGACAGATGATTTTTAATCAACTTGAGCAGTTATCAATCCCTGTTGTTGCCGCAATCAATGGCCCATGTTTAGGCGGTGGTTTAGAGCTTGCTATGGCGTGTCATATGCGAGTTTGTAGTGATTCAAATAAAACTGTATTAGGGTTACCTGAGGTACAGCTAGGGCTTCTACCTGGCAGTGGCGGTACACAGCGTTTACCGAAGCTGGTTGGTTTGCAAAAGTCGTTGGACATGATGTTAACGGGTAAACAGTTGCGTCCTAAACAAGCATTAAAAGCTGGTCTTGTGTTAGACGTAGTACCTAACTCGGTATTATTAGATGTTGCCATTAAAATGGCACAAACTGGCAAGCGTAAAGCAAATAGAAAAGTAAGTATTGTTGAAAAAGCATTAGAGTCTAACCCATTCGGCAGAAAGATAGTGTTTGATCAGGCTTCAAAAACAGTACTTGCCAAAACGAAAGGTAACTATCCTGCGCCGTTAAAAATTATTGACTGTATTCGTACTGGATATGAAAAAGGCACTACTAAAGGATTAGCTATAGAAGCGTACAACTTTGGTGAGCTGACCCAAACAGCAGAGTCAAAACAGCTCCGCAATTTATTCTTTGCTACTACCGAAATGAAAAAGGAGCAGGGCGTTGCAGGAGTAGCACCAGCTAAAGTAAATAAAGTTGGCGTTCTTGGTGGTGGTTTAATGGGTGGAGGCATCGCGTATGTTTCAGCCAATAATGCCAAAACACCTGTGCGTATAAAAGATATTAACCATACTGGTATTTCACATGCGTTAAAGTACAGCTTTGATATTTTAAATAAAAAAGTAAAACGCAGATTCATGTCGCAAAGTGCCATGCAAAAACAGCTGAACATGGTAACTGGAACTGTAGATTATGCTGGCTTTAAAGATGCAGACATGATCATTGAAGCGGTATTTGAAGATTTAGGCCTTAAACAATCTATGGTGGCTGACATTGAGGCTAACTGTAAAGATGGGATCATTTTTGCCAGTAACACATCGTCTTTACCAATTAATCAAATAGCAGCCAAAGCAGCTAAGCCTGAAAACGTTATTGGTCTGCATTATTTCTCGCCAGTAGATAAAATGCCGCTTGCTGAAATTATCGCTCATGAGAAAACATCAGATGAAACAATTTCTACTACAGTTGCATTTGCTAAGCGACAAGGTAAAACGCCAATTGTTGTTAAAGATAAAGCAGGTTTTTATGTAAACCGAATTTTAGCCCCTTATGTAAATGAAGCAGCCAATATTTTATTAGCTGGTGAGCCAATTGAGAAGATTGATCGTGCTCTGGTTAAGTTTGGCTTCCCTGTTGGTCCAATAAAGTTATTGGATGAGGTTGGTATTGATATTGGTGCTAAAATTAGTCCTATATTGGTGGACGAGCTAGGGGAACGATTTAAAGCGCCGGATGCATTTAACAAACTTATTGACGACAACCGCAAGGGCCGTAAAACCAATAAAGGCTTTTATAATTACTCTGGTAAAAAAGCCAATGGCAAAGAAGTTGATGAAACTGTCTACTCACTATTGAATATTCAACCAGCAAGCAAGTTAAGTGCGCAAGAAATCAATGAACGCTGTGTATTGTTAATGGTGAATGAAGCAGTCCGTTGTTTAGATGAAGGCATTATTCGTAATGCGAGAGATGGCGATATTGGCACTATATTCGGTATCGGCTTCCCTCCATTCATAGGCGGACCGTTTAGGTACCTTGATAGTTTAGGTGCTTCAACTGTTGTTGAAAAGCTAAGCGCTTATCAAGATAAATATGGTGATCACTTTGAGCCGTGTGCTGCATTAGTAGAAATGGCACAAACTAATCGAACTTGTTATTAAGTAAGATGCAAAACAAAAGCGGTAATCACTTGCCGCTTTAATGACTAAGGGGCAATTTATTGCCTCTTTTTTTATTTTAGGAGTTAATAAAAAAAAAATTATTGAATGGATATAAGAGGTTAACAAATATGCTTGAAAAACACGCGAAAATCACTTTAGTGTAAATAGTCTATTTGTTATACTACGCGCCCTTAAGTTGTCCTATGAGTCGTGTAGAGTTAAATATGTTGTTTGTTGTTGTTTCCTTACTATGTGCCGTTTTCTTTTATTGCCAAGCTCTACAGTCCGGTATGGGGCGTAAGCGTTGGGCTACGGCTGGCTTTGTACTAGGTCCATTAGTATGGCCAATGTTCTGCATGGAGAAACGCATGAAAACATTTAAAAGGTTTGGTACTAAGTTTGGTATCTTCAACGCATAATCGCTTATACTGCATAGCATTAACTATGCGTTGAAAACTGCTTAGTCTTTTATGAGAACCAGTTCGAGGCGCTCATTTCATACACTTCAATTCTTGTTGGTGCTTTAGTTACTTTCTTAGTGCTAAATATAGCAGTAAATACTCTTAACATAATCACCTCAAAGCCTTATCTATAAAGGCTTATGACCACCAGCTGTTTGCTGACATTTCACGAATTTCAATGCTGTCTGCTACTTGCTTGGCTGTAGTTTTAGACGTAAATATTGTTTTAATCATTGCAATCATTGTCTTATCTCCTAGATGCGAACTTTCGTTGTGCCCATAGGCTTGATACGAACTTTTGTTGTGCCCATAGGCTTGATACGAACTTTAGTTGTGCCCATAGGCTTGATGCGAACTTTCGTTGTACCCATAGGTTTGATGCGAACTTTCGTTGTACCCATAGGCTTGATGCGAACTTTCGTTGTGCCCATAGGCTGAATGCGAACTTTCGTTGTGCCAGATTCTATAGGGTTGTTAACAATAGGTGCATCCATCGATGGAGCACCGGTCGAAAGTAATACTGAAAAAATTAATGAACTAAGCATGGTATTTCCTATTTTTATTTTTGAGAATTTACATATAGGTATATTTAAGCTAATAGCATGCCAACTTTTATAAAAGTTAAAATAAAGTTTAAAAACTTGTTTTCGTTACGCTTTTATTTGTGAAGGGGGAATAATAGTTTTTTCGTATTTTGTGACGAGAAATTTTTAAATTGAACAGTTGTCTAATGAACGGTGAAGTAGAAAACCTTGCTTTTAAACAAGGTCATTTAATGTCAATCATTTGAATTGAGAGTTAAATATTATTGTACGGTGTCGATTTATTGGTGATGATGTGGGAAAGCAAATAGCGGCCAAAATCTTCTTCAGCTAAAGGCTTAGAATATAAATAACCTTGCATTTGTTCACAATTGAGCGTTTTAAGGTATTTAAGTTGGCTTTCGGTTTCGACACCTTCTGCTACAACATCCATGCCAAGGTTATGGGCGATAGTTACAATAGTGGCAACCATGTTCCGGCCTTCTTCGGAATTTTCTATATCGTCAACAAACGCTTTATCAATTTTTAAGGTATTAAGCGGGAACTGTTTTAAATACGCAAGAGAGGAGTAACCTGTACCAAAGTCATCTAAAGATAAGTTTACCCCCATCTTTCTAATTTGATGCATAAGCTCTATCGCTTCTTGCGGCGAGTTCATTACAGTACCTTCAGTGATCTCAAGTTCGAGATGTTTCGCTGGTAACTTGGTTTCCTCTAATATTTCTGCAATAACATTAACTAAATTAGGCTGCCTAAATTGTACCGCTGAAAGGTTTACTGCTATTCGGCCTTTAAACATACCGTTATCTAACCATGCTTTAGTTGCTAAGCATGCTTTACGTAAAACTATTTCGCCAATCTCGATAATTTGTCCGGTTTCTTCTGAAATTGGAATAAATATATCAGGACGTATAATGCCTTTATTACCCGCCTCAAAACGTACCAGAGCTTCCATGCCTTTTACTTTACCGCTGGCAACATCAATTTTAGGTTGATAAAACACTGAGAAAAGGTCTTCTTTTAAACCGTGACGTATTAAATTTTCTATCTGTAATCGTTTAACTGCTTGTTTGTTCATTGAATCGTTAAAGAATTGATAGGTATCACCACCTTTATCTTTTGCATGATACATAGCGGTATCGGCGTTCTTTAACAGCTCATGTGAATTTTCACCATCATCAGGGAACAACACTATGCCGATACTACAAGATAAAGATATTTCTTGTTGGCGAATATAGTAGGGCTCAACGATGGTATTTAATACTTCATCAGCAATAGATGTGATTTTATGAACATCGTTAGTGCCTTCAAGTATGAGTGCAAATTCATCGCCACCTAAACGGTAACAGGTGTCTTTTATATTCCCGATGGTTGCAATACGCTCGGTTACTTTACATAACAATACATCACCAATTTGATGGCCAAGAGAGTCGTTGATTTTTTTAAAGTTATCTAAATCAAATACAAGCAATGCATGTTCAATATCTTGGCTAACTAACTGAGAATGATTCGCTTGGAAAAACGATCTATTAGGCAAGCCTGTTAATGTATCAGAGTTAGCCAGCTTACGTAATTCTGCTTCTGTTTCTTTACGTTTGGTAATATCTGAGAATACACCAACAAAATGCGATATTTTGTCGTTTTCATCGCGGATAATATCGATGGTGATATCAATCAAATACGAATCACCATTAGAGCGTTTACTTTCAATTTCGCCTTGCCAGGTGCCGTGTGACATAAGGTTCTTTTTCAGGTTCTGTAAAAAGCTTTCAGGGTAAGAGTTAAAGGCTAACAGTTGCCCTAACGCTTCAGTTCTGGTTTGGCCTGTTATCGTTTGATATGAAATATTACAATCGACCAATTTAAATTGATTGTCGTAAACCACTACTGCATCAGATATGTTTTCAATACATTTAGCAAAAAGTTTTAAGCTTTCTTCATTGGCTTTTATTTGACTGATATCTTTTAAGGTACCAGTCATACGCAATGGCGCATCATCCTCATCACGTTCTACAATCTTACCTCTATCAAGCACCCATAACCAATTGTTGGTTTTATCTTTTACTCGATATGCGGCTTCATAATGCTCAGATTTTCCTTCTTTATGCTCAAGTAATAATTGCTTAACTCTTGGGTAATCTTGTGGATGAATGTTACGGCGCTCTTCGCCGTCTTCACTCGTCTCTGAGCCTTCAAGAGGAAAATCTAATATCCCCCAAATGTTTGAACGAAACATTTGATTGGTTTTTAGGTTCCAATCCCACATTTCATCGCCAGAGCCCCATAAAGCTAGTTTTAATCGCTCTTCCGACTCTTTGATTTTTATATTGGTTTGTTCTTTATTTTGAGCTTGACGAATAAAGTAATAAATAATAAATAAACAACAAAGTATATATACAGCCCATGCTGTATTAGTTTTCCACCAAGGCGGCAAAATTGTTATTTTAAAACCCTTTAGTTGTACATATTTATTAATAGTTGAGTCATAAGCTTCTAATAAAAAAGGGTAATCACCGGCAACGAGATTTGTGTAAGTTGCTCTTCTATTTTTATAATCAGTTTCAATCCAATTATGGTCTAAGCCAACTAGCTTATATCTATAAAGAACTTGCTCAGGCATACTCGAGTTTGGCGTTAAGAACTCCAAAGTGAAAGGGGATTGATCATATCTAAGTGTTATTTCATCTAGCGTTGCAAGCCGACTTGTAAGCAAATCTTGTTCAACAGAGTTCTTTGTTTTAGTTATTTTTACTTCTTTATTTGATATTCTAAGTTTCGTTAAAATTGGAGGTGAAAGTAATTGTGAATCTAGTTTTATATCCTCAGGAAAAAAACTATTAAATCCATTGATTCCACCGAAAAACAATCGCCCTTGACTACTTTTTAGAGAGGAACCTTCCCAAAATTCATTAGATTGTAATCCATAACTAGAATCAAAATTAGAAATGGATTTTGTTATTGGGCTTATTTTACTAATACCTTTATTTGAGCTAATCCAGGCATCACCAGAATCGTCTAATAATAAGTTAGTTGTGAAGTTGTTTGCTAAACCAGAATTTTCGTTAAAATGAAAATATTCATTCGTTTTTTTATCTAATAATAGTAATCCCTTGTCCCAAAAACTGAACCAAATAAAACCATTTTCTTCATTGATATAACTAACTTGGTTTTCTTCTAAAATTTTATTTTTAGGTAGGGTTAATTGTGAAAATGTTTCAGATTTTGGTATAAATTTATAAATTTCACCTTGATTAGTGTTAATCCAAACTTCGTCATTTTTAGTGGCTGATATAGTATAAATAAGATGGTTCTCATCATTTAATTTATAAGAGGTAAGTCTTTTCTTTTTAATGTTATATCTGTGTAACGATGAGTTTTGTGAACCGAACCAAATTTCATTGTCTAAAGCTAAAAAGTCAATTCTATCATTAAGAACTTTATCCAAAGAGTTGAAAGAGTCATCCTTGGTTAATGAGTTATTGGATATGTCAAAATAGATTAATTCATTCTCATAAGTAATTAACCAAAGGTTATTTTTTTCATCAGGTAAAAATGTATTTAACCTGCCATTTATTTCTATTGGTGCTTTCGATATTTCATTTGTATATGGATTTATCGAATATAGCCCGTTGAACTCGGTATAAATCCATATATCACCATTTGGAAGTTCGGCAAATCCTAATACATTTTTTTTGTTTTTAAGGTCGCTAGATAAATAATGCGGGAAGAGAGAATAGGAAGAGCTATATTTATTTACACCACTCGAAATAGTCCCTACCCAAGTTGTATTCGACTTATCCTTAAAAATTGAATAGACAAACTTCATCTCTAATGCGGTTGAATCTAATTGAGAGATATTCTTTTCTGCTAATGTATCTTCGATAAGGTTATATGTATATAAACCACTTTCGGTTCCAATTAATAATTCGTAATCGCTTACTTTGTTAATGCTTCTTGTTCTGTTAGCCATGCTGCTAACACCATAATTTTCAGCTAATATTTTCTTTTTAAGTTTATAGTTTTTGTCAATTATGAAAATGCCATTATCAGTGGCTACCCAAAAATTATTTTCTATTTCTTTAATTTCAAAGATTCCACTAGCATCGATGTTAAGATGCCATTTATTTTTTCCATTCAGTGGTGAGGTGAAATTAAATTCATCATTAATAATATAAAGGCCATTTTCATAAGTTCCTAACCAATAATAATTATTATCGTCTTGGAATATTGATTTGATTTCTTTTAGGTTTTTTGTGTTTTCTCTGAAGTTTATTTTTGAAAAAGTTTCTGTTTGCTTGTTAAGTTTGTGTAGGCTATCACCGGTAGAAATAAATATATCTTTTTTATTATCTTCGAAAATACTCCAAATAGCCTGATCTTTAAATTTTGAATATGTATTAATAAACTCATTTGTTTTAGGGTTATATTTACTAAGTCCACTCTGAGTTCCAACCCATAAACCATTTGAACTATCTACAAATACAACTCTTACAAAGTTGTTTAATAAGGAGTTCGGGTTATCAATTTCATTTCTATAATAAGAAAATTCATAACCATCATATCGATTCAGGCCATCTTGGGTGGCAAGCCAAATAAAGCCTTCTTGGTCTTGTGCTATAGAATATACACTACTTTGCGAAAGTCCTTGTTCAATAGATAATTGTTGAAACTTGATCGGTGTTTGTGAGGATGAATGCGCTGAGAGCGAAAAAATGGCAAGCAGAGTTACCATGATTAATTGGAGTATGTTTATAGCATTAACGTTTATCTTGTTATTTTTATTAAACTGCACACAAGGCCTTTGCGTATTGCTTTGCCTCTGACAAAGAGACGTATTATTTTGATAACAATAAATGAAAAAACACTGAAATTGCTATATACACAAGTATCATCTTAAAACAATTACTGGCCAATTTAAAGGTGAATATTTTGTAAATAACCCACCTTAAATATTAGCATTTAAGCGACGAATTAATTGCTGCCAATTTGGTTAGGATTTATGTGGAGTTATTTGATGAAATTCATCGATGTCTTTAATAACTCTATGATTATTTAGCAAATACGAAAGTTCATCAGAGTGCTTTACCGATGCTAAACAAATCTTATCTACTAGCCCGTTGTTGGCGAGTGTGTTTTTGATAAAGCTCGCGATGTCTGCAAGTGTTAAGTGTTCAATTTCACTAATCAATTTTTCTTTTTGATCAAAACCATAATCTTTATTGCATATACTCATCCAATAACGTTGGCTTTTTATTCTTGGGCTAGTGTCTTTCTCTTGCAGCTGTCCAATTAACCCTTGCTGTAAATGCAGCCATTCATCACTTGATATACTGACGTCAAACTCATTAATGAATTCATCCATCGCCGAAAATAGGGCATCACTGGTTGTATCTGGAGATTGAATGTAAAAGGCGACTCCTGGGAATCGGTTCATTGGTACATAGCCAACACCTACCAAGTAACCAAACTGCCGTTCGGTTCGCATTTGATGAAAAAAATGTGGTGATAACAAATGGCTGGTGACCATAGTTATTGCCACGCTTTTAACATCGTCATTTGGCATTGGGTAATAAATGACGCTGGCATAGTCATGATCTGGTATATGTAACGGCAGTAAGCTTGCGCCTTTATCTTGATAGTCCACAACTTTTCCGTTCACGGCTTCATTTTCGTCTAAATGCTCAGACAGTTTGGCACTGATTAATTTCGCCATACTCGTTGCTTGTGGCTCTAACCAGTTACCATAAATGAATACTTCAATACATAGCTTGTTGAAATATGCTTCACAAAATTCGGTAAACCGTTGATAACTTACTTGCTCTAATGCATCAGCTAAGTCTTTGCTGCTAGGGCTGTAAGGCTTCATTAAAGCGCTTAATTTAGCAAATAATTGAGAAATTGATTTACTCTTTTGCGCATTTCGCCAATTAACCACTAACTGCTTTTTAAATAAATTAAACCGCTCTATCGCCAAGGAATGATCTTTGATGCTATCAAGCAGGTTTGCTAACAATAACGGCTGCTTTTCATTAATGCCTGATAACTGTAACGTCATCCCTCCTTGGTGTGGATATAAGTGATAATGAATGCCCGCGAGTTCTGCGTGATAATTTTGTTCAAGTACCGAGTCACTAAATAACTCAACAAATAATCGAGTCATGGCGATATGGGCTTTACTCTCAACCGCAACTGTTGAGTCAATGCCAATAAATATTTGCCCTTTAGGGACGAAAAAAGAGCTGTCTTGTTTAAACCACACTTTTAAGCCAGGTTTATCTTTGATCAACGCCGGCACTGATACTTCATTTTTGGCCGGAACGAGTGTTGGTTCATCGACAATATATGGATTAGGTGCTGGTAAACTTAACTCTTTAAAGACAAGATCATTTTTCCAACGAGTAATTAACTCCGTTGCAATCGTAGCGGTTTTATAAGGAACTTTATACCAATAACTTGTTCTATCGGTTTTCACGTGTTGATTCACGCGGATGATACGCATGTTATCAGGGCGTAAATAATCTAAAAATTCAGCGACTAAATCGGGCTTAAGTTCTGCCATAACATAATCACCATAAATGTAATCATGCTCAGGATAATGTTGCATATTAATGACCAGCTGATTCACTGAGTCTAGCGGTTTTAGTTTTTCTTGATATTGAAATGAGAATTCAGAAATTGCCTTTTTCTCATTAAAATAAGTGCTGTTAATCCCGTCTTTTTTCATCAACTGAATATAAGCAAACACCAAGGACACAATCTCATCTTGATGTTGTTCGCCTTCTTCGGTCAATCGTAAACTTATATTAAAGTCTTTAAAGTTTGCCCCGTTAACTCCGCCACCTGACGTTAATGCCATTGCCCATTGTTTGTTTTTTAAATAGGCTAAAATACTGCCGCTGCCTTCATGGCCTAACAGGTAACTTAAATAGCTCACTGGTTTATATAAATATGAGCTGTCTATACCCGGCATGGCAAAACTTAAAATAAGTTTACGATCATTTTTTTCGGGTTTAATTTCAACAGTGATACCAAGGTGTTGTTTTTTATACAACGGTTCAGTCACTTCTATTTTAGTATGTTGTTCAGACTTGATAGCTGAAAACTTTTCTATCACCAATCGCTCCAATTCAGCGATTGGTTGAGGCCCCTCGACAGCAAGCGTCATCCGTTCGGCGCGGTAATATTCATTATAAAACCGAGTCACTTCATCTTTCAAACAACTGTCTGCTTTGTCTGAAAGAGTATCTAAACTGCCTACAGAGAATTTACTAAACGGGTGCTCAGGATTAATTGTTTCTTTGTGGACATCATAAATACGACGCATATCGTCTTTAAGCTTTAACTTAAATTCAGCGTCAATGTTTTGTCTTTCTTTTTCAATAAACTCTTGTGATAACAGTGGGGCGGTAAAAAATTGACTGAAACGATCTAATGCATCATTAAAGTGTTTTTGGTTAATGTCAAAATAATAGCAAGTGTGCTCAGTGCCTGTCCAAGCATTATTAGAGCCGTTGTGTTGGGATAAATATTGTTGATATTCGCCACTTTCTGGATACTTCTCAGTACCCAAAAACAGCATATGCTCTAAAAAGTGTGCTAAGCCTTGTCTATCCTTAGGATCGTCAAAATGACCGGCATTCACAGCAAGGGCTGCAGCGCTACGGTTCGATTCGTTATTCTCAATCAATAAAACACGTAAACCATTTGCTAATGTAATCGGCTTATACTGCTTAGGATCGTTTGGGCTTTGCTTCAATAAAGGCTCCACTGCCAAGTTTAAAAACAATGACTGATTATTTTTGGTAAATATATAAAATTATTACTAAATATATAATAAATAATATACCTGATAACAATTTATTTCTGAACTATTGTTTATCTATGGCACGTAATTCTTTATTATTGTCGAAAATTAAGCCAATGCTAATGCGATACACTTTAAAAGTGACCGTCAATAGTATGAGAAGAACACAGTCCCTGACTGAATTGGTATTACAATGAACATATTTATCATGCGCCACGGCGACGCCGATACTAAAGTCCATATCGACGATCAAAGACCTTTAACTGAGCAAGGTATATTGGAAGTTAAAGTGATGGCTAAGTGGCTAGCAAATGAGAATGTTGAGTTTGACGCGGTATTTGTAAGCCCATACCTAAGAGCACAACAGTCAGCGCAAACATTAACAACAGAACTAAATGCCAGCGCGGTTTTACATACCTTAGACTTGATCACTCCTGCTGGCTCTGCGAGTGAAGTGCATGACTACTTAGATGGCACTATAGCGCTTGAGCGCTATAACAATATACTGATTGTCTCGCACATGCCTTTGGTAAGTTATTTACTTGCAGAAATGTCATTTGAGAAAAGCGCGCCAATTTTTTCTACCGCGGCCATCGCCCAAATTGACTATAATACTAAATTAATGGCAGGACATATTGTAAATCATGTATGTCCAGGGGACTTTTGCTAACGTTCATAACAAAAAGTCCAATAAAATATTGGACTCCTTTAGCTTTACGATTTACAAAATAAATCATCTTTTAAATCAATTAATACCAACAAGGCGCCATCACCACCATACTCAAGAGGTGCTTGATGAAATGCCATTACATCCGGGTGTTGCACCAACCAATGCGGTACTTTTGTTTTTAAAACTCGATTACCAATACCATGAATAATACAAGCGCAATT comes from the Thalassotalea nanhaiensis genome and includes:
- a CDS encoding EAL domain-containing protein, with the protein product MQFNKNNKINVNAINILQLIMVTLLAIFSLSAHSSSQTPIKFQQLSIEQGLSQSSVYSIAQDQEGFIWLATQDGLNRYDGYEFSYYRNEIDNPNSLLNNFVRVVFVDSSNGLWVGTQSGLSKYNPKTNEFINTYSKFKDQAIWSIFEDNKKDIFISTGDSLHKLNKQTETFSKINFRENTKNLKEIKSIFQDDNNYYWLGTYENGLYIINDEFNFTSPLNGKNKWHLNIDASGIFEIKEIENNFWVATDNGIFIIDKNYKLKKKILAENYGVSSMANRTRSINKVSDYELLIGTESGLYTYNLIEDTLAEKNISQLDSTALEMKFVYSIFKDKSNTTWVGTISSGVNKYSSSYSLFPHYLSSDLKNKKNVLGFAELPNGDIWIYTEFNGLYSINPYTNEISKAPIEINGRLNTFLPDEKNNLWLITYENELIYFDISNNSLTKDDSFNSLDKVLNDRIDFLALDNEIWFGSQNSSLHRYNIKKKRLTSYKLNDENHLIYTISATKNDEVWINTNQGEIYKFIPKSETFSQLTLPKNKILEENQVSYINEENGFIWFSFWDKGLLLLDKKTNEYFHFNENSGLANNFTTNLLLDDSGDAWISSNKGISKISPITKSISNFDSSYGLQSNEFWEGSSLKSSQGRLFFGGINGFNSFFPEDIKLDSQLLSPPILTKLRISNKEVKITKTKNSVEQDLLTSRLATLDEITLRYDQSPFTLEFLTPNSSMPEQVLYRYKLVGLDHNWIETDYKNRRATYTNLVAGDYPFLLEAYDSTINKYVQLKGFKITILPPWWKTNTAWAVYILCCLFIIYYFIRQAQNKEQTNIKIKESEERLKLALWGSGDEMWDWNLKTNQMFRSNIWGILDFPLEGSETSEDGEERRNIHPQDYPRVKQLLLEHKEGKSEHYEAAYRVKDKTNNWLWVLDRGKIVERDEDDAPLRMTGTLKDISQIKANEESLKLFAKCIENISDAVVVYDNQFKLVDCNISYQTITGQTRTEALGQLLAFNSYPESFLQNLKKNLMSHGTWQGEIESKRSNGDSYLIDITIDIIRDENDKISHFVGVFSDITKRKETEAELRKLANSDTLTGLPNRSFFQANHSQLVSQDIEHALLVFDLDNFKKINDSLGHQIGDVLLCKVTERIATIGNIKDTCYRLGGDEFALILEGTNDVHKITSIADEVLNTIVEPYYIRQQEISLSCSIGIVLFPDDGENSHELLKNADTAMYHAKDKGGDTYQFFNDSMNKQAVKRLQIENLIRHGLKEDLFSVFYQPKIDVASGKVKGMEALVRFEAGNKGIIRPDIFIPISEETGQIIEIGEIVLRKACLATKAWLDNGMFKGRIAVNLSAVQFRQPNLVNVIAEILEETKLPAKHLELEITEGTVMNSPQEAIELMHQIRKMGVNLSLDDFGTGYSSLAYLKQFPLNTLKIDKAFVDDIENSEEGRNMVATIVTIAHNLGMDVVAEGVETESQLKYLKTLNCEQMQGYLYSKPLAEEDFGRYLLSHIITNKSTPYNNI
- the fadJ gene encoding fatty acid oxidation complex subunit alpha FadJ translates to MTDVTKQETQTENSMSTFTLTPQDNGIALLKIDVQNETMNVLKAEFAEQIQEILKQVKSDSSITGLVIYSGKSNSFVAGADITMLDKCETAQQATEIAAGGQMIFNQLEQLSIPVVAAINGPCLGGGLELAMACHMRVCSDSNKTVLGLPEVQLGLLPGSGGTQRLPKLVGLQKSLDMMLTGKQLRPKQALKAGLVLDVVPNSVLLDVAIKMAQTGKRKANRKVSIVEKALESNPFGRKIVFDQASKTVLAKTKGNYPAPLKIIDCIRTGYEKGTTKGLAIEAYNFGELTQTAESKQLRNLFFATTEMKKEQGVAGVAPAKVNKVGVLGGGLMGGGIAYVSANNAKTPVRIKDINHTGISHALKYSFDILNKKVKRRFMSQSAMQKQLNMVTGTVDYAGFKDADMIIEAVFEDLGLKQSMVADIEANCKDGIIFASNTSSLPINQIAAKAAKPENVIGLHYFSPVDKMPLAEIIAHEKTSDETISTTVAFAKRQGKTPIVVKDKAGFYVNRILAPYVNEAANILLAGEPIEKIDRALVKFGFPVGPIKLLDEVGIDIGAKISPILVDELGERFKAPDAFNKLIDDNRKGRKTNKGFYNYSGKKANGKEVDETVYSLLNIQPASKLSAQEINERCVLLMVNEAVRCLDEGIIRNARDGDIGTIFGIGFPPFIGGPFRYLDSLGASTVVEKLSAYQDKYGDHFEPCAALVEMAQTNRTCY
- the fadI gene encoding acetyl-CoA C-acyltransferase FadI; translated protein: MGIQQTVKTAQGERIAIVAGLRTPFVKQATDFHGIPALDLGSMVVNELIAKSDIDPAIIEQLVFGQVVQMPKAPNIAREIVLATQMNVATDAYSVSRACATSFQSTVNVAENIMLGNIDVGIAGGADSMSVPPITVTKKLARTLLDLSKAKTFGQKAKLITSLKLKDLLPEPPAVAEYSTGLSMGQTAEQMAKTHGITREEQDALAHRSHTLAAKTWAEGKLADEVMTAHCEPYKRIVTKDNCFRDNSELSGYARLRPVFDRKHGSVTAANSTALTDGASAVILMREGRAKELGYNILGYIRSYAFTAIDVWEDMLMGPSYATPLALQRAGLTLADLDLIEMHEAFAAQTLANVKMFGSTKFAKDKLGLDKAIGDIDMDKFNVLGGSLAYGHPFAATGTRLITQTLNELKRRGGGLGLTTACAAGGLGAAMILEVE